The Musa acuminata AAA Group cultivar baxijiao chromosome BXJ1-8, Cavendish_Baxijiao_AAA, whole genome shotgun sequence genomic sequence GTGCAAGGTCATATGTTGCTTGCACATCGCCAATCCGAACTCTCTTTGTGGTTGATCAATGACCCCTTACGATAGCAACGGTATTCCACTATACTCGCGCACGACCATTCTCATGCACGTGGCTATCATTGTCGTACAAGTTATCTTCGATTGTGCATGTGTTTGTGATTAACCGACGACCCCTACAATCGTCGTGCAACCACTAGTCAACCCCAACCTCCAGCTTCTCGTCGACGTCAATTGTTGCTAGCAAACACCAACGTAGTAGCATCGTTGCAGTCATCAGTCAAAGGCAGCAGAATTGTTGTGCTATCGCACACAACGACACCATTGCGTGTGCAGCCACAACAATGCCTAGGCTAATTCATATAGGCAGACATCGCTACATGCAACAACACTACCATTTGGCTTAGTTGTCGCCAATGACTGAGATAGTGACTAACGATGGTCATCGCCCTCAATAATGTTATTGTTGACCAAATACAAGTAACATACTACTATCATGGTTCCACTCGTATTACATTGCCCGTAAGCCGGTAAGGAGCATAGATGAATAGATTCAGATATCAAACAAGACAGAAGAGATACGAAAGTAAATCGACAACATAGACATATTGTTCAAACATCATATAATCAAAACTGAATAACATATTTTCCTAAGTAAATGAtgctaataaatagatctaaatacaaaatagatctaatatatttttattatctaagatatttgattttaaaactaagactctgataccaattataagcataaaactaTAACCATATTTTTGTTATATAGAAAAACTTTAATACTAAGAATTGAAATCAGATAATCATAGATTATAGTTTAGATACTCATATCTTTCgatatcattcaaaaaaaatttatttgatctataagTATATTGTCACCCAATCCAAAAGTTGTTACAATACTAATTCAACAACTAGACTCATTCATTGGACCACTAAACAATAAAATAGGGACTAGATTAAGAATATATCTCCAATCATATATATTCCTAAAAAGGTTACGTCTATTTATATGTAAGAATAaatgatttaaaataaataagtaTGAGAGTCCCTTTTATCAATATCATCTCCTTACTAGATAAccaaaatcaaaatttaattagatctataatatatcttatctaattaaacagATCATACAATTAAGCATATGAGACGTGACATTGATGTGATTAAATTTAATGCAATTGgcttaagtatatatatatatatatattctcatgtTGATGTATATATCTACTGTTATTGAAGTCAACTTTGTCATACCCCTAACTTAATGGAGCCGCTGGTTTTGAATTCCCAATCTATCACGTAGTCGTAGTTGCCAATTGCTGACACCATTCGTACGACCAGGCTCACCTCCGGCCTCACCTCCGTGATCTACAATAGAGTATATCCATCAGAAGAATCGAGTGAATCCTGAGACCTTTACCTGTGTCCACAAGATGGAGAAATGGTTTCGATCACGACGAAGCTATGTCGACTCACCACTTGCCCAGGAATCCCGAACTCGGTGTGCCGCCACGAGGCGTCGCCGGAGTAACGCTCGAACACACAGAAAGCATTCGATTGCTTGATCGGCAACCCGTCTCGGTCGGTGATGTACGCGTCCATGAATGCGGCATTGGCCGGGCAGTCGGTCATGGGCTCCAGCGGTGCCGCCAAGAGCCCGAAGCCGAACTCGCCGACGTCGAAGAAGGTTTTGTAGTACCATTCCTCCGATGGGTCCATGTACGGTACGAATATCTCCGATACGTAGCCCCTGTGCAGGACTCGCCGGAATATTCCCTTCTCGGAGTCCTTCACTGATGCTAAGGAGATGACTGTGCCGGCTCGGACGTCGTAGCCCAAGTGGAATTCCCAGTTGGCCCACCTGCAAACGTGTGGAAAAAAATCCATCGATGAAGCATTTTCCAACACAATGTGACGTGTTCTTGCTATTTATTGTATTCCGATAAAATTGTTGAACAAGTCAATGCAAGATAATTCCAACAATTACATGCATAGATAATATATTTCTATCGGTTCACTTATATTATGTGATAGGAAAAGGTTCATGCAGTCAACCTATCAACTATTGGCTCACTATATATTGCTGTCATACATAAACAGTGTTGAACAAGAGGTTAGAGCGAGAACAGATACCTGATCATGTGGCCATCAACTTCGAAACCCTTCCCTTCAGGCTGCACGATGATGCCGGGCTTCGTCCGCGGCCCTAGCGGCGGCTTCTGCTTCGTGGCTCGGTAGTCCGTCCCCGTTGACCCCGGCACCGGCACAACCATCCGGTCCTCGTACTCCACGATCTCCATGGCGTCCAAGTCCACCACCACCGTCACCCCCTCCAATGGCCTCGCGTAGAAGTTCACCGTTTCTCCCGTGAGGAAGCACTGGATCTTCAGCAGCCGCCTCCCTTGCTTCCTCTCCCCGAACCACCCCACCGAGAAGGTCGTGCACAGCACGTCCTCCGGCTCCAGCCCCCGCTTCTTCACCGACTCCACGAACGGCGCGTAGTCGAAGGGCAGGGCGGAGGCCGCCTCTTGCTCCTCGGAGTTCAGCATGGGGTAGCCAAATCCCTCGTACACCTTGTCGGAGACGATGGAGTGGTTGGTGATGTCCACGTATATCTCGTGGGTCTTCTTCTCGGACCGGACTATCACGAACGCTCGCCGTGGCGGCGCTGCCTTGTTCCAGCGGTGGGTCGACGCCCATGCGAGCACGTCCGGCTTGTCGAGCTCGTCCAAGCCGACATAGTGGAAAGAGAGAGATTTCGATGAGCCAAGGTGGGAGGACTTGATTATGTTGCTGACGGCCGAGATTTCGGAAGGGGTGAGAGGATCGAGGGGATGGCAGTAAATGGAAGCCGGCTTAAGAGAGTggaggaagacgaagacgaagacgaagacgaggaaggaggaggaactcAGCTGTGGATTCATGTGGGTGATTCAAGGCAGTGATGGTGCAATCGCAATAGAATTAATGGGGACTTAAATGAAGCTGGACTGTTGACTTGAGAGCTTGACTGCAAGCAGGACGTCAACAAGATGCAAACGTCTGAGCCAAGCTGTTGAAATGTCGTATATGGTGTGCTTGGAAGGATATTAGTGCACGTCCTGACTTCCTGCATAGTGGTAAATAATTGCTAATAAACTAACAAAGGATGAAATCTTCCACATAAATGAGACAATAAATATACTTATCCTGTTAGTTCTATTCATTTGAGCTATCATCACAAGAAAGAAAACAGGACAGTGGGATCGATCGGCTACCACAGCATTATTATCTTGAACTTGTTCAGATGTAGAAAATTCTTTAGAAGACTACTCTTTTGGACGAGCATGGGGAGGGTCATATCGGATGATGGATCAATTCCCAGCTGTAGTCTCCTAGGGATGCTAAAATCTTCATTAATGACCTTTAAATGACAGGGAGTGAAAGATCTATCAAGATATGAAGGCAGAGTCCATATGCTTTCGTGTGATGGAGATGAACTCAAGCTGCATTACATCGGAGCATCCAGTTGGAGAAAGAACACACTCCTCAATTGGAAAGATCTATCAAGGTATGAAGGCAGAGTCCATATGCTTTCGTGTGATGGAGATGAACTCAAGCTGCATTACATCGGACCATCCAGTTGGAGAAAGAACACACTCCTCAATTGAACTAGTTTGTTATTTTCATAGTAGCACATCGAAAAAATGTTATTTcctattgaaactataaataagagtatgagctttgaagtcagatgtaccacaagtggcaccataagaaaaacaagtgtttgctttggtttaagtctatacttagttaaatagtttgggcttataatttgaattttttcttgtttaatatttttggatgttttatggcctaggaacatcttcctaagacatttataatagtctttttatagtagtaatttgttcCTCTTTCatccatggatgtaggtcaaggttaattgaccgaatcacgtaaatctggtattcttgtcgcttttatcttttcgctttattatctttgttgggttgccaaaattacctttgttaaatttcctagggctagctctaacaaactggtatcagagcatagtttcgggatcttttggcaacaatgacaataacaaagatcgttgtcgagaaattcgatagaaatatcaacttcggcatgtggtaaCTCAAGATGGAGATCATTctgattcaagacggagttgatttgacacTACAAGGGGctaagaacattccagatggtacgtcaaaggaagattttgtgagtatggataagaaggcccgatccagcattattctaaatctctctaacgaggttttacgggaggtagctatggagactacggctaagagcatgtgggacaagcttaaatccttgtatatgaagaggacagtagagaatcgtctctacttaaagtagagtttgtatatgcttcggataactgaaggtacatctatactctcacatcttgataaatttgattccttagttatggatttagagaatatatatacaaaaattgatgatgaggataaggtcatgttacttttgtgttctcttccccaatcttttaagaatttccgtgatactatgatttatgaaaaagaaataatttcgtatcatgaaattaaatctacactaaaatctaaggagtagatagacagagatatcattagggaaagtagagagaatcaggctgaaggttTGGTTGTTAAGGGGGaacagataaaagagaatttgataataatagatctaaatctagatctaaatccagatatagaaatttggaatgcagatattgtcataaaatggggcacattaaggctgattattttaaattaaaaaataaattaaagcaaaaggaaaaaattgttaagaaaactactgagtctgctGAAGCTAATGTAGCAGCTAATGAGAATgatagaaatattttctttgctactgatgacaggacgaggtctaaaaatgaatggattttagattcgggttattcttatcacatgtgtcctaatagagatttgttttccatatatgaatcttgtaatggtggaattgttttgatgggcaataatgcagcatgtgatattgttggtagaggaataatccaaattaaaatgcatgatggtattgtgaggacgctcactaatgttagacatgttcttgatttaaaaaaaaatctcatctctttaggcaccctagaggcccttgggtgtaaatacatagctgaaggtggagttatgaaagtttctagaagtgcctttgttgttatgaaagcttgtaggtctggtagcttatatattttgcagggaactactatcacaggctctgttgcagtctcatcatcatcattgtctaattctgacattaccaaattatggcatatgcgtttgggtcatatgagcgaaaaaggtttgagtatATTGAGTAAAAGAAATCTACTTTGCGGAcaaagtactgggccactggatttttgtgaacactacatttttggaaagtagaaaagagtcagcttcaattctccggcagttcacaaaacaataggtactcttgactatattcattcagacctttggagtccagctcatgttcaagggtggtgccaggtatatgttgacgttcattgatgattattctaggaaagtttgggtttattttttgaagcataaaaatgatgtttttctaacatttaaacaatggaaggctttgattgagaagcaaacaggtaaatagATTCAGCGGCTTCAAACAGATAatagcatggaattttgtgaaggtgactttaatgaattttgcaaaaatgaaggaatcgttcggcatcacactattaggatgacgcctcagcaaaagagTGTGGCCGAACGTAAGAACATAACACTTTtgaagagagcaaggtgtatgatctcaaatgtagggttgataaaggacttttgggcagaggcgattaatatggcctgttacgttgttaaccgcgctctttctgcagcacttaactttaaaactccggaggaagtttggtcaggtactcctgctgattactctgatttaaaaatttttgggtgtccaacatacatgcatataaatgaaggaaaattagagcctcgagctaaaaaatatattttccttgggtatgcttcaggGTGAAAGGGTACAAATTATGGTGTTCTGGTCCCAAATCCCAAAAATTTGTAATAAGtagagatgttaattttgatgaattatctatgttatcttctaaagaggaatctactagttgtacaaatgatagtgcacagaagcaggtgaagcttgagattggtaggtctgattcttttcaatcgaactcttctactcaaagaatgccagtagatggtcccgagtctactgacacagataatccagaggaagagcaatattccatagccaaggatagaccacggagagattcgaccaccacaaaagatatgcaaatttggttgcatatgctttgtctgttgtagaagaaataagtgaagttggtgagcctacttcctattcagatgcagtttcttgtgataattctgctaagtggttgatcgcgatgaatgaagaaattgaatctctccatcggaatagaacttgggatcttatgaagtcgcctttgggtaagaaaattgttggatgcaaatgagatactattgctgagggaaaggtccttgttcagaaaattcatacgaaggacaatccaactaatatgtttacgaagcctcttctagtttacaagttcaagcagtgcttggacttggttggtgttcattgttggtgattgcccgttggggcttttatgaagaaggtgaagCAAGTTTTGTtgagacatgccaaggtggagatttgttagtttggcaagtcccatagtcccacattgggaaaaccaggcttgttatctcctattgaaactataaataagggcttggaatttaaagtcagatgcaccacaagaaaaactcaAGTGTTTGCTTtgcgtttaagtccacactcagttaaatagtttgggcttataatttggattttttttttaatattttcggatgttttatggcctatgaacatcttcttaaggcatttgtaatagtctcttttatagtaatgatttgttcctctttcgtccatggatgtaggttaaggttaattgaccgaaccacgtaaatatggtgtttttatcttttcactttattatctttgttgggttgtcaaaatcatcctttggtaaattttttaGGACTAGCTCTAACATTAATTATGATAATATGATACATTTTAGAGACCAAAAATTGAGACTCATATTTTAGCTGCATAAAATTTCCATTCTAAATTGGCATTAAACTTACCCTGTTTCTACATAATTATCCTTGTCTGACAACAATTATTATAACAAAGATCAAGTTGCAACAATTACAATAAGACCCCCTTGATACATTTATAATGATTGAAAACCATGCTCAACATTAATCTAGATCATTTTGTTACAGGTTGAGGTCATGCATCTTCAAACAAAGTGCTACGAACAGAAATCACTGGTCCATAAGATCTGTGTAATCTCTCCAGAATAGCCTCTCTTCGAATTCCTGCAACCATGAGTAATACAGCATCAAAGAAAGCATAGGTGCAAATGGTTATAAGAAAAGATTTGTGTTCTTGTCTTGGTTGGTCCTGCATTCAAATCATGTGTGGATTTGGAAGATTCTGAAAACGCCATTTCATTCAACCTTCATTTGTACTTCTCAAAGAAAAGCGACTCCAAGTTCTCTAAAGATGGTCATGTGATAAATGCAAAGACCAACTCTCTCTTGACAATTTGAGATGCTCCTGTGATCTCTGTTCAATATGGATCCTACTGACAACACGAGGAATCATGCCATTGATGCATTATTCGTATCGCGATGCTGAGTCACTACCAGTTTAGGTTGACAGTGCTTCTGCGTGCATGGTGGACCAGTTCTAGAAGCAGAGCAACCCTCAGAAAGAAAACGATATGAAGCCAAAATAGGGCCTAATTAGCTTATCTCGTTTCTTATCATTGGAAAATAGGCTGCTCCTCTGTTCTGATCCGAAAGAAATTAACATAGCACAGCATGTAAAAGTTCTCCATTGATTTACGGTGTAGAAAGCAGGAAATAGCTTTCCTGATGAAGTGAGACAGAGAGAACTTGAGAGAGAAGAGTGGGAGGTGGAAAGTGACACGGTACCAAGACAATATGTAATCCATGATTGTCCTGTAAGAGCATGGAATTCTTGTGGCAGCAGAAACTGTGTCATAGACTTCACCTCTGTCTCAAGCAAGCCTATTACTTAACCCTCCAACTTCCCTTCCCCTCATCCTCACTCTCCCTCTCCATTCCCCTATCACCAATGAAGAAATAGCGCACCTCTCATCTCCTTCCCATGGGGTGGCTTCAGTCCCTCTTCTCTCCTCTGAAGAAGCTCTGGTTTCGCTTGCATTCTGCTCGCAAAAAGAGTATGTCAATGTTCTTCTACTTCATGCTTCTGTTTGTGTAGACAAATCATTCTTAATAGTTGCTCAACAGTAAGGACTACTTGGTATTCTTGGAGCAATTCTTTGCCTCATTAGAAGTTACAATTGGAACTTCTCTTGCACTGACAGATAGAGGGATATACATCCTCTACGAGGATGTGAAGTCATGCCAATGCGAAGACGTGCATATCTTATGGTCGATCCTCGTCGAATCGCAGCCGTCGCCATTGCGACTGAAGCAGTGAGCCCCTGCTCATGAATCCATGGAAGAACACCGGAGAAGACGACGAGGTTTCTGATGTGTGTGATTGTATATACATACTAAATACAAAGATAAATGCACAGGTCATGAGTGAGGGTGATGAGCTCCTCCCGTGCCTCAAATCCTTGTTTGCAGTAGTAATATCTGATGTATTCTGTGTAATACACAAAAGAAAACATGACAGGGTTTGGTAGAAGgcttgttttcttttccttcaaaTCTGATGGATGTCCACTGTGGTTAGCTGTAGGGTAGCAGAGATTTCATTGTCACCGTGTTTCTGACACTGCATGAGGTGATATATTTCTTTGCATCATACGAACTTCTTATATCCAAGATGTGAGATGTATGGGGAAATTTTCCTGCATGAGCTCTAAAATAAGAGGAAGTGATGTGGACAGTGCAAGTTGTGATGGGTCACTGCAGCTGAAGTGAAAAGGACTGTGTTCTTTTTGTTTGCAGACCAATCTCTTCTCCCCACAACAGCATCTGCAACTTAAGTTGCATGGTTACGGTTAAAAGGTCAAGTGAGAACGCCTAAGAATtgaagcaaatgcagagacagatTGATAGGAAACATTTCGATGACAGTCCACCAGCTGATCGCCACCAAAAAGCTGATATAGAAGATAAAAGGCCCATGTCATCCCCCTAGATTGGCGATGGTGCAGCAACTTATCGACCATCGTGGATCGCAACCCGCGGGAAATGGTACGACTTGATAGTTGGGAGCAATAATCCTCGAACGATTGAGCTGACCTGTGCCCCCCTTTCGTCGGCTCCTGCATATAGCTCATAAGGAGCTATTCAACTCAACATTGTCAACCGTCAGAGTTGACAAGAGGCGCCCTTTTCTGTTGTCCTTTGCTGATGATGCATCGTAGCAAGCCATATTGATTAGTCATCCACATAAACGAGCTATAGAAGGAGGACGTATAGATCAACCGCCTATCAACCATGGCCCTCTCAACTTCTcaggtataaaaataaaaatcaatcacCGATGTCTAAACAGAGATCGAACCCCTATACCCTAAACCCCCATGTCTTCATTACTCCACATAGCTAACTCGATCGTCGAAGGGATCAAGTCGAAAAATCGCCTCCGCCTCCTCCCTCCACCCCTGCGACATCGACCTTTTGTGCGAAACCCTCGAGGAGTTTGGAACCTACCCCAACCTAATCGCGAAACAACTTTAGAACCACTTCGGCCAATGCATTCCCAACAGAGACCCTTTTGCCCAACCACCGGGAGGGCCATCTAGATGGCTTTGCACCTTCGGGATAAGATGAGACTATGTTGGCCACTAGTTGACAGTATCAAAGTGTCAATATTTttatgctagaaggagggctcaaATGTCACAAGACTGTTTACCTGCAAACCCCCTCAACGAGTGCTCTAGCGTGGAGGTGTCGCCACCCATACATAATACCTTCAAGCAAGAAGGGCAATTACCCTTCTTCCCATAAGTGGACATGTCCACCTTAGCCCAGACCATGGGGTGCTATTAGTGTTTATTTAACGGCCCTGGGCTCTCACCTCTAGGGATGAGTATGGGGCACCTAGTTATCCTTATCAAGACCATCATAAACCTCACACACCAAGTGCAGATGCTAGTTGGGATAATGCAAACAATTGCTCCCTCCATAACTATGACCAACAATCTAGCCCTCCTCCACTCCAACACCCCTAGGGGCTCCCGAAACTAATCTACTATCGGCACCCTTGGATTATCCTGGGCCAATAGAAATGTCAGTCGGAGCGCCACACTCCCTAATAGTGAATTTTTGCTCACCCCCGCACCATAGGCCAGTCCTACCCAAGTCAAAAACCTAATCGATAGACTCGATGGGCGACTCACTTAAGGCCCAATTGCAACTAATGAATCAGCATCTAAACAAGGTGCAAGGGGAGTTTCAGCACTCAAAAGGGGACGCCAACGACCCCATCTCAGGCAGCTCCCCATTTATCTAAGGCATCTAGGAGAAGCTCCTCTCGACTAACTTTCACCTCCCGATGTTGGAGACTTTTAATGATAACTCTAACCCAAGGGAACATATCGCAACCTTCTAGGTCTAAATGTGGAACGTCAAACACTCTGATGTGTCAAGCATTCTTGACAAAACTAAGGGGCTCGACCCGAGAATGGTATAGTCATTTGAAGGCGCTCTCGGTGTCATTGCCTAGTGAAAGAATTTGAACTCTATTTCCTCATGAACATGCACCCAAAGCCTTTCACGGCAATACTGCTTAGAATAAGGTAGAAGGAGGATAAAATCCGATAGGTTTAAGATGCTTATCCCTCGTTGGTGGTATCTGATGGACCTCAGGCCCTTGTGGTTCTTCTGATTATTGATGAAGAGGCCGCTTACAATTATTCCTGAGATGCTCTAATAAGCTAACTAATATATAGTTGCGGAAGCAATGATCTTGAGCCAATATAAGAAGTCCCACATGAGGTCATGCCAAGAATCGTCTCGAGCACCTATCTCAGGTTCACCACAAAAAAGCCACAATCGACTCAAGATGCCTCACCCGAGGTCTAGCTCAACCTCACTCGCTCGACCACTATGAAGGTCATTTGAATGGTTTTGTAACTTGAGGATGAGATGACACCATGTCCGCATCtagataccaaaagacatgagattgagaacagtctcaaaTTACAAAGAGATTGAAGATTGTGATGATGTTCAATCGTGGTTACTTTGACCGGTTCAAGAGTATGATAGAAGCCGATAAGTATGGAGACCCAAACAAGTCAACATAAACTTTTGTATTTTTTTAAGGTAAACATAGATCTGTACAATTACATACATGTGATACAAGATGAACAGATTCAACTGGAACAAAGATAGCAAGTCTATGAAGAATGAGACCAGTTGACGTATGGGAATAACAAAGGATACTTGGCCAATCAGCAGCAGAACCTTCACATGCCATTTAGATCCAATAGCGGGCAGGAAACTTGTAGTAAAATGTGACGTGTGACACTAATTCTTATGACTTCACCAACCCATTAATTGGAGTAGCTGCAAATAATGAATGatacagtagagagagagagagggaatgcATTGATAAAAGAGTCCTCACAAAAATTTCAATAGTAGAAAATCATctt encodes the following:
- the LOC135587860 gene encoding primary amine oxidase 1-like encodes the protein MNPQLSSSSFLVFVFVFVFLHSLKPASIYCHPLDPLTPSEISAVSNIIKSSHLGSSKSLSFHYVGLDELDKPDVLAWASTHRWNKAAPPRRAFVIVRSEKKTHEIYVDITNHSIVSDKVYEGFGYPMLNSEEQEAASALPFDYAPFVESVKKRGLEPEDVLCTTFSVGWFGERKQGRRLLKIQCFLTGETVNFYARPLEGVTVVVDLDAMEIVEYEDRMVVPVPGSTGTDYRATKQKPPLGPRTKPGIIVQPEGKGFEVDGHMIRWANWEFHLGYDVRAGTVISLASVKDSEKGIFRRVLHRGYVSEIFVPYMDPSEEWYYKTFFDVGEFGFGLLAAPLEPMTDCPANAAFMDAYITDRDGLPIKQSNAFCVFERYSGDASWRHTEFGIPGQVITEVRPEVSLVVRMVSAIGNYDYVIDWEFKTSGSIKLGVSLTGILEMKGTQYTHADQISGDQHGTLLAANTMGVYHDHFVTFHLDLDVDGPDNSFVKSKLKTVRVTDDSSPRRSYWTVAKETARTEADALVELGAEPAELLVVNPSKKTKMGNDVGYRLISHGATAASLLSDDDYPQIRASYSKKQVRVTAYNKSEKWAAGLYADESRGDDNLAAWTARNRVIENTDIVLWYTVGVHHVPYQEDFPVMPLLSGGFELRPANFFESNPLIKTPAYKQVHLPNCSRNS